A single window of Plasmodium reichenowi strain SY57 chromosome 12, whole genome shotgun sequence DNA harbors:
- a CDS encoding putative membrane protein (conserved Plasmodium membrane protein, unknown function), translated as VISLFPKLIIKNPQVLRPLLNVSWGYLFGSTFWLCFFSEVGLLRSLKNMKGAPLPESASEAKKLLEEMKNSEGDFNRRSLDFQYFFSLATLFSGILLLSTVKLANHNLQLRLSSSVVVITSLLNSLYLHNKVHNLKSKKESLYNDFIANPKNEKTVADLKKNKKEFHIFHGLSVLSLYVSFFGLTPYIFT; from the coding sequence GTAATTTCGCTATTTCCcaaattaattattaagAATCCTCAAGTTCTTCGACCATTATTAAATGTAAGTTGGGGGTACTTATTTGGATCTACCTTTTGGttgtgttttttttctgaAGTAGGTTTATTAAGAAGTTTAAAGAATATGAAAGGTGCGCCTTTACCTGAAAGTGCTTCAGAAGCTAAGAAATTATTAGAGGAAATGAAAAATTCAGAAGGTGATTTTAATAGAAGAAGTTTAgattttcaatatttttttagttTAGCTACTTTATTTTCaggaatattattattatcaacaGTTAAGTTGGCAAATCATAATTTACAATTAAGATTAAGTTCCTCTGTTGTTGTTATAACAAGCTTATTGAATagtttatatttacataataaagtacataatttaaaatccaaaaaagaaagtttatataatgaCTTTATAGCAAATCCAAAGAATGAAAAGACAGTTGcagatttaaaaaaaaataaaaaagagtTCCACATATTTCATGGATTATCTGTTCTCTCTTTATATGTATCTTTCTTTGGTTTAACACCCTAcatatttacataa
- a CDS encoding hypothetical protein (conserved Plasmodium protein, unknown function) gives MENSLTAKYILMSDKLRNNTLFDNKLKLKYNNIDKNEMIDFDVIENFCNTLKDNKCFKGVLDISYNNLNEINLFHIMCSVYENKNIIGLNIKNNKITKMIFNKILLILEKNYLKYLNIQNTYINTQEIKNIIFTALNKNITSLKLPHLNIENFQFLIHNLKENNSINKLHFFISYNNQGYKNCIVQDENVINNYEDYINNVKDLFKELLTVIEKKTNIQCVKCDADCDDKELNEIISFINSTCKKHKNNLEKVQVINDNKIQINSFEKMKLLISDINGKGKHIEKFEREEKIVLDHDVITFLEKMLQ, from the exons atGGAAAATTCTTTAACTGCCAAGTATATTCTGATGAGCGACAAGCTAAGAAATAATACACTTTTTGAtaacaaattaaaattaaaatataataatatagataaaaatgaaatgatAGATTTTGATGTTATAGAAAATTTTTGTAATACTCTTAAAGACaataaatgttttaaaGGTGTATTAGATATatcttataataatttgaaCGAAATAAATTTGTTTCATATTATGTGTAGtgtatatgaaaataaaaatatcataggattaaatattaaaaataataagataactaaaatgatatttaataaaattttattaattttagaaaaaaattatttaaaatatttaaatatacaaaatacatatataaatacacaagaaataaaaaatattatctttacagcgttaaataaaaatatcacATCACTTAAACTACCCCATCTCAACATTGAAAACTTTCAATTCCTTATAcataatttaaaagaaaataatagtataaataaactccatttttttatatcctataataatcaaggatataaaaattgtatTGTGCAGGATGAAAATgtaattaataattatgagGACTACATAAAT AACGTGAAAGatttatttaaagaattaCTAACCGTcatagaaaaaaaaacaaacatACAATGTGTGAAGTGTGATGCAGATTGTGATGATAAAGAACTAAATGAAATcatatcttttattaattctacttgtaaaaaacataaaaataatctTGAAAAAGTTCAAGTCATcaatgataataaaatacaaataaattcGTTCGAAAAAATGAAACTATTAATATCTGATATTAACGg gAAAGGAAAACATATTGAAAAATTTGAAagagaagaaaaaatagTTCTTGACCATGATGTGATAACATTTCTTGAAAAAATGTTGCAATGA
- a CDS encoding ubiquitin-like modifier HUB1, putative, whose translation MIEIILNDRLGKKIRVKCNPDDTIGDLKKLVAAQTGTRADKIRIQKWYIIYKDHITLQDYEIKDGMSLELYYN comes from the exons ATGATAgagataatattaaatgataGATTAGGAAAAAAGATAAGAGTTAAATGTAATCCCGATGATACAATTGgagatttaaaaaaattggTGGCAGCTCAAACAG GTACAAGAGCAGATAAAATACGAATTCAAAAAtggtatattatatataaagatcATATAACATTACAAGATTATGAAATAAAAGACGGAATGAGTTTAGAATTGTATTACAACTAA
- a CDS encoding rRNA processing WD-repeat protein, putative, with protein MGNQVLDESDVVKHSSEDIEKKEKIGKKKKTKKQKKEVKKSDIVSCITFLSRGKKKKSLQESNHEHEENEENEEYEEYSSDCNHSGALSNEEKGLKKKKKRKKGKNNKYDVLENIFNDEKEYKKSIVHDNLISKDKKYVYEDELNIEENDSIVINGKIYSDMGTLEIHVFNYDEDIFNIYDDVIIDNYPLCIETIHQSYFKEKNIVAVGTLDCSIQLWDLYNIDMLEPLYYLGDNEMKKINKNKKRKLKTNNNIHCEKKNNKNIPEGEEQNNISKQKIKGHTDCITSLNSSKILPSLLVSGSKDSTVKLWDLNNLNNLHTFSFHHKKINNLSFHSKDKNLLFSTSSDKTLKIYDIRQNQVALDIHLSNIPEATIWNTHEENIILSSYIDGYINKIDIKYINNSSNKPQNNYLVNFKAFEKSCTSLLSMHYKNLTLAGSEDGVIKAYDFHNLLNEQPHCVYSKNLKKNLFYMKDNEDWPNVVFLGCDKLYDWDVFECEEIKKYFNL; from the exons atgGGTAATCAAGTGCTAGATGAAAGTGACGTGGTAAAGCATTCAAGCGAAGATAtagaaaagaaagaaaaaattggaaaaaagaaaaaaacaaaaaaacaaaagaagGAAGTTAAAAAAAGTGATATTGTTAGTTGTATAACATTTCTATCTagaggaaaaaaaaaaaaaagtcTTCAAGAAAGTAACCATGAGcatgaagaaaatgaagaaaatgaagaatatgaagaatattcaag TGATTGTAACCACTCTGGTGCCTTATCCAATGAAGAGAAAGGccttaaaaaaaagaaaaaaaggaaaaaaggaaaaaacAACAAATATGACGTTTTAGAAAACATATTTAACGatgaaaaagaatataaaaaaagcATTGTTCatgataatttaatttCAAAGGATAAGAAATATGTTTATGAAGATGAACTAAATattgaagaaaatgattCTATAGTTATAAACgggaaaatatatagtGATATGGGTACTTTAGAAATACATGTTTTTAATTATGATGAggatatatttaatatttatgatgaTGTTATAATAGATAATTATCCTTTATGTATCGAAACAATTCATCAATCCtattttaaagaaaaaaatattgtagCTGTTGGTACTCTAGATTGTAGTATACAACTCTGGGATTTATATAACATCGATATGTTAGAAccattatattatttaggagataatgaaatgaaaaaaataaacaaaaataaaaagagaaaacttaaaacaaataataatattcattgcgaaaagaaaaataacaaaaatataccAGAAGGTGAggaacaaaataatatatctaaacaaaaaattaaggGCCATACTGATTGTATTACATCTTTAAATTcatcaaaaatattaccTTCTTTATTAGTAAGTGGTTCAAAAGATAGTACTGTTAAATTATGggatttaaataatttaaataatctacatactttttcatttcatcataaaaaaattaataatttatcatttcattcaaaagataaaaatttattattctcAACATCATCAGATAAAactttaaaaatatatgatataagACAAAATCAAGTTGCCTTAGATATTCATTTATCGAATATTCCTGAAGCTACTATATGGAATACACAcgaagaaaatattattttatcatcatatattgatgggtatataaataaaatagatataaaatatattaataattcatCGAATAAACCtcaaaataattatttggTAAATTTTAAGGCTTTTGAAAAATCATGTACCTCTTTATTAAGTATGCATTATAAAAATCTAACCTTAGCTGGATCTGAAGATGGAGTAATAAAAGCATATGACTTTCATAACCTTCTCAATGAGCAACCTCACTGCGTTTACTCAAAGAATCTTAAAAAG aatttattttatatgaaagaTAATGAAGATTGGCCCAATGTTGTCTTTCTGGGATGtgataaattatatgattgGGATGTATTTGAATgtgaagaaataaaaaaatatttcaatttataa
- a CDS encoding hypothetical protein (conserved Plasmodium protein, unknown function), whose amino-acid sequence MITENGIIFLGTGSSSSIPKLSHAFKNILNTNNNEIKIEEYEKNLSSEDFECVDKFVEDISSKGLESIDELNNLYLKKIYPHVKDIRCYTCYDAMSNNSKNKRNNISILLKSNDSYVLIDVGKTFRDSILRNKDKINFYKINLHSVLISHSHTDALNGIDDLRDLQEFNKVQYDDVYYYTPKKIIDVYVNDVSYDRLRRGYDYLVHKRTENIFYSKIAALNIHVIKDDKYNKILSEKTTLDDIIESDGSQIKKENCIKNVEEEIYNKHNKACQTNQSNYDDGKYIDNCINIHTYKKKDEYGFIYTQFDNDKNIRFIPFHHGKNYICIGYIIGNTNKLVYISDCSKLPNYILDYIKKMGSIDILIIDALFYKRKHYSHFSLYESINIALQIKPKQVFFIGMSCDIEHNITNLFLEKLSAKYSDITFSLAHDGLFLPFNF is encoded by the exons ATGATAACAGAAAATggaataatatttttag GTACCGGTTCGTCTTCTTCCATACCCAAATTATCTCATGCCTTcaaaaacattttaaatacaaataacaatgaaataaaaatagagGAATACGAAAAGAATTTATCTTCTGAAGATTTTGAATGTGTTGATAAATTTGTTGAAGATATATCTTCTAAAGGATTAGAAAGTATAGACGAActaaataatttatatttaaaaaaaatatatccaCATGTTAAGGATATAAGATGTTATACTTGTTATGATGCTATGAGTAATAAttctaaaaataaaagaaataatatttcgATACTTTTAAAATCTAATGATTCTTATGTTCTAATTGATGTTGGAAAGACATTCAGAGACAGTATATTAAGGAATAAAGACAAGATTAATTTTTAC aAAATTAACCTGCATTCTGTTCTCATAAGCCACAGCCATACAGACGCCCTAAACGGTATAGACGATCTAAGGGATTTACAAGAATTTAATAAAGTTCAATATGATGAcgtatattattatactcctaaaaaaattattgaCGTTTATGTTAATGACGTGTCTTATGATCGATTGAGAAGGGGATATGATTATCTAGTACATAAGAGGActgaaaatattttttattccaAAATAGCGGCATTGAATATTCATGTTATAAAAGACgacaaatataataaaatattaagcGAGAAAACAACATTAGATGATATAATAGAATCTGATGGTTCTCAAATTAAGAAAGAAAActgtataaaaaatgtagaggaggaaatatataataaacataataaagCATGTCAAACGAATCAATCCAATTATGATGATGggaaatatatagataattgtataaatatacatacatataaaaagaaagatGAATATggttttatatatactcAATTTGATAATGATAAGAATATACGATTCATACCTTTTCATCATGGGaagaattatatttgtatagGTTATATTATAGgaaatacaaataaattagtatatatatctgATTGTTCCAAGTTACctaattatatattagactatataaaaaaaatgggttcaatagatatattaattatagATGCACtcttttataaaagaaaacattattctcatttttcattatatgaAAGTATTAATATAGCTCTACAAATTAAACCTAAACAGGTCTTCTTTATTGGTATGTCTTGTGATATTGAGCATAACATAACCAATTTGTTCTTAGAAAAATTATCCGCCAAATATTCAGATATTACCTTCTCCTTGGCCCACGACGGATTATTTTTACCTTtcaatttttaa
- a CDS encoding hypothetical protein (conserved Plasmodium protein, unknown function) encodes MEGFDEMKMKQLQLLKEKMMKNAKAQKSEEIKKSVESVSNILNVSNISNVSNVSNVRSVDSKDIRFSVKSGKKIFLDTSFQNKKLMVHPKNGRNIFQTSKNTSFVSKNKNSLLKLTTEEELFDTPLSFEEVMRRKNEKKKMELQKNNQTNMSEDFINNKQGSISQNAPNISNSHLFKIECDNLNISQDNQNGNAINNNNIYNDNNIYNDNNIYNDSNIYNDHNTHINNLQNNSLINDNLPQNNNSSYNVDTIKNTNSLNINSFKNFFTQNISSNKEKNCNVGMLNLTFPFNNSSKDEKIQTTKSVNGTVFDNTNIVKNDDNNNNKNDDDNNNNNDDDNNNNNDDDNNNNNNNKSNLLNKSCFFNKDSIFGTALLKNNSIFSTDEKYNNKDKENNINGTNIFSTNNFMTSEKIISNKLNNTIINNNNNNKTQNNGMSQNIFTSNHNVDQEHNNMMKSLKDTSAGIQKVNVDNICIPNKGPTNVNNVNNVNSVNNVNNVNNVNNVNNVNNANNNNNFNNNIFNNSAVNNGGIFSSGKNLFGIPIARTTNNLFLQNIESNIINTNKMNNNNNNNNNLMFNKTIDSSINIFGKPCITNNIFNNTLGNNHINKNNNTLFNNINSNNNMNNIIANNSFNTLITNNTLKNEDNKIIVSNMNHIENIVQFNKSSENHDNNLNISYRSVENKESTMTIKDNNNVLSFYNFKANKLTNLTNHNNNDNNDDNNNNDNNNNNDNNDNNNNYYNNNNYNNNNKDNIVVEDHLKSNSEGVQGQNMNDKNNEMVYNKQNTNIIINTNNNDNMNKEIITTMESPSENNTICRGEDQIKPQINVSTMDEVEKSGKEDTQHVINNNINESKEPKNIKKTFTSYFNSFIPSIFTSENKKEPKDQQNGNTDDKDNKDDKDDKDNKDDKDNNDNNDNTDNNQNNQNNQNNYNNNDDGNKSQDRTGDIITNGDNLTNNPSMFKTNEIVENIPNNNNNDSSSNNKEEECLNNKNRVYKNTIKQDGDNRNVWNNSQNNNNFLFNNLSGNHPNNDNILSSKEVTPFLGSSEKNKNEPIIELMTPNKINENSNTFLINKNLNNTNILSKGEEIENNGNGEINLFNRIPKNGVFNLSSENYENKEEFDKFNKIYTNINCINKNINFINTYVPSNVVNINNFIEDHNSCANTYDALSKTNDVFLNKMKSDNNNNNNNIIETNEELQLMMRDLNKEVTHKNSNCNIENNHSNNNIYDKNTLNHKESFNFTGINNNGINICSNNNNNNNNMYINNNTSTSNNISLGINNSNNSLLKYDSLKKSGMNINMLSCDEKLKLLNETAKEITINEESDFNGIIPDHVQKIIERREYFKNLNQSPRTEEKKIGTKKMKPFVPLEYRESFRNTFYKNENNKNNIFSIQNLGAMDIIKKNSSRSNNNQNINNNMNSMNNMNNMNNNNNNINIGQNKLKNDVFAPHDENILNNNHKQPNMYSNSNNSASASSTYFNQDAYIFKDNKINKNVLNSHDDDNKNGNDHMINNFVNDEQNRGNYILKIEKEINNEANFISNIYNNLDKNNFIYNYDSGPKDFSFDNNNNNNDVYNNNNNNDVYNNNNDVYNNNNNNVYNNNNNDVYNNNNDIYNNNDFLYNNKKKKKNSFNNTSDHDMNSLSYHENDDICSSYTQKKRKVLPNNDNIEEDNFSQDNEPSDISSKDNRCVHMNNYVKQIRNSRSLSDISLNLTKYTLESEKILCDIINDNFNMTIKVSSLNDLPYFFDEEKIQ; translated from the coding sequence atggAAGGATTTGATGAGATGAAGATGAAGCAGCTGCAGCTGCtcaaagaaaaaatgatgaaaaacGCAAAAGCACAAAAGTcagaagaaataaaaaaaagtgtTGAAAGTGTTTCAAACATATTAAACGTTTCCAATATTTCTAATGTTTCGAATGTTTCAAATGTTAGATCTGTTGATTCAAAAGATATTAGATTTAGTGTTAAATCAggaaagaaaatatttttggATACATcttttcaaaataaaaaattgatGGTACATCCAAAAAATGGAAGAAATATTTTCCAGACATCAAAAAATACAAGCTTTGTTTctaagaataaaaatagttTGTTAAAACTAACAACTGAAGAAGAATTATTTGATACACCTTTATCGTTTGAAGAAGTTAtgagaagaaaaaatgaaaagaaaaaaatggaactacaaaaaaataatcaaacTAATATGAGTGAAGactttattaataataaacaagGAAGTATAAGTCAAAACGCACCTAATATAAGCAATTCACATTTGTTTAAAATTGAATGTGATAATTTGAATATATCACAAGATAATCAAAATGGTAATGcaattaataataacaatatatataatgataacaatatatataatgataacaatatatataatgatagcaatatatataatgatcACAACAcacatattaataatttacaaaataattctCTTATAAACGATAACCTACctcaaaataataattcttcatataatgtagatacaataaaaaatacaaactcactaaatataaattcatttaaaaatttttttactcaaaatatatcttcaaataaagaaaaaaattgtaatGTTGGTATGTTGAATTTAACCTTTccatttaataattcttcCAAAGATGAAAAGATACAAACAACTAAATCGGTAAATGGTACTGTATTtgataatacaaatattgttaaaaatgacgataataataataataaaaatgacgatgataataataataataatgatgatgataataataataataatgatgatgataataataataataataataataagagCAATTTATTGAATAAAAGCTGCTTTTTTAATAAGGATAGCATTTTTGGTACGGccttattaaaaaataattctaTTTTTTCGACTGAtgagaaatataataataaggataaagaaaataatataaatggtACGAATATCTTTAGCACAAACAATTTTATGACAAGcgaaaaaataatatctaataaattaaataatacaataataaataataataataataataaaacacaAAATAATGGTATGTcacaaaatatttttacaagTAATCATAATGTTGATCAAGAgcataataatatgatgaAGTCGTTAAAAGATACAAGTGCAGGAATTCAAAAAGTGAATGTGGATAATATATGCATTCCAAATAAGGGTCCAACAAATGTTaataatgtgaataatGTAAACAGTgtaaataatgtaaataatgtaaataatgtaaataatgtaaataatgtaaataatgcgaacaataataataattttaataataatatatttaataattctgCTGTTAATAATGGGGGCATTTTTTCGAGCGGAAAAAATTTATTCGGTATTCCTATTGCAAGAACaacaaataatttatttttacaaaatatagaaagtaacattataaatacaaataaaatgaacaataataataataataataataatcttATGTTTAACAAAACAATAGATAGtagtattaatatatttggTAAGCCATgtataacaaataatatttttaataataccCTTGGAAATAaccatataaataaaaataacaatactttgttcaataatattaatagtaacaataatatgaataatattattgcTAATAATTCCTTCAATACATTAATAACAAACAATACTCTTAAAAATGAAGACaacaaaataatagtaaGTAATATGAATcatatagaaaatatagttcaatttaataaatcttCAGAAAatcatgataataatttaaatatatcatatagATCTGTCGAAAATAAAGAAAGTACTATGACTATTaaggataataataatgtgttgagtttttataattttaaagCAAATAAATTAACAAATTTAACAAACcacaataataatgataataatgatgataataataataatgataataataataataatgacaataatgataataataataattattataataataataattataataataacaataagGACAATATTGTTGTAGAAGATCATCTTAAGAGTAATTCAGAAGGTGTACAAGGACAAAACATGAATGACAAAAATAACGAAATGgtttataataaacaaaacaccaatattattattaatacaaataataatgataatatgaataaagaaataattaCCACCATGGAAAGTCCTAGCGAAAACAATACCATATGTAGAGGGGAAGACCAGATTAAACCACAAATAAATGTAAGTACTATGGATGAGGTTGAAAAATCTGGAAAGGAAGACACGCAAcatgtaataaataataatataaatgaaagTAAGGAaccaaaaaatataaaaaaaacttttACTAGCTATTTTAATAGTTTCATCCCATCTATATTTACAAgtgaaaataaaaaagaacCCAAGGATCAACAAAATGGTAATACTGATGATAAGGATAATAAGGATGATAAGGATGATAAGGATAATAAGGATGATAaggataataatgataataatgataatactgataataatcaaaataatcaaaataatcaaaataattataataataatgatgatggTAACAAAAGTCAAGATAGAACCGGTGATATTATAACAAATGGTGATAATCTAACAAATAATCCTAGCATGTTTAAGACGAATGAAATTGTAGAAAACATaccaaataataataataatgatagtagtagtaataataaagaagaagaatgtttaaataataaaaaccGAGTGTACAAGAATACTATTAAACAAGATGGTGATAATAGAAATGTGTGGAATAATTctcaaaataataataatttcctttttaataatttatcaGGAAACCATCcaaataatgataatatacTTAGTTCTAAGGAAGTTACACCATTTTTGGGTTCTagtgaaaaaaataaaaatgaaccCATTATTGAATTGATGACAccaaataaaataaatgaaaattcaaatacctttttaattaataaaaatttaaataatacaaatatattgtCGAAAGGAGaagaaatagaaaataatgGGAATGGtgaaataaatttatttaatagGATTCCAAAAAATGGGGTTTTTAATTTAAGTTCTGAAAATTATGAGAACAAGGAAGAGTTTGATAAAttcaataaaatatatacaaatataaattgtataaataaaaatataaattttataaatacgTATGTACCATCCAATgttgtaaatataaataatttcataGAAGATCACAACAGTTGTGCTAATACATATGATGCCTTATCAAAAACAAATGATGTCTTTTtgaacaaaatgaaaagtgacaataataataataataataatattatagaaACAAATGAAGAGTTACAACTCATGATGAGAGATTTAAACAAGGAAGTTACACACAAAAATTCAAATTgtaatatagaaaataatcatagtaataataatatatatgataagaATACTTTAAATCATAAGGAGTCATTTAACTTTACAGggataaataataatggaataaatatatgtagtaataataataataataataataatatgtatataaataataatacttctacaagtaataatatttctcTTGGTATCAACAATAGTAACAACtctttattaaaatatgactctttaaaaaaaagtggtatgaatataaatatgttaagTTGTGATGAGAAACTCAAGTTGTTAAATGAAACAGCTAAAGAAATTACTATAAATGAGGAATCTGATTTTAATGGAATAATACCTGACCATGTTCAGAAAATTATTGAGAGAAgagaatattttaaaaatttaaatcaGTCACCAAGAAcagaagaaaaaaaaataggaacaaaaaaaatgaaaccTTTTGTACCTTTAGAATACAGAGAATCATTTAgaaatacattttataaaaatgaaaataataaaaataatattttttctatacAGAACTTGGGTGCTATggatattataaaaaaaaactcATCAAGGTCgaataataatcaaaatataaataataatatgaatagtatgaataatatgaataatatgaataataataataataatataaacattgGACAGAATAAACTTAAGAATGATGTTTTCGCACCTCATGATGAAAACATTTTAAACAATAATCATAAACAACCAAATATGTACAGTAACTCAAATAACAGTGCAAGTGCTTCCTCTACATATTTTAATCAAGATGCTTACATATTTAAAGataacaaaataaacaaaaacGTTCTAAATTCCcatgatgatgataataagaATGGAAATGAtcatatgataaataattttgtaaaCGATGAACAGAACAGAGGAAactatatattaaaaattgaaaaagaaataaacAACGAAGCAAATTTTATATcgaatatatataataatttagataaaaataattttatatataattatgacAGTGGACCTAAAGATTTTTCATTtgacaataataataataataatgatgtttataataataataataataatgatgtttataataataataatgatgtttataataataataataataatgtttataataataataataatgatgtttataataataataatgatatttataataataatgattttctttataataataaaaaaaaaaaaaaaaattcttttaataatactAGTGATCATGATATGAATTCCTTAAGCTATCATGAAAATGATGACATATGTTCATCGTATACacaaaagaaaagaaaagttTTACCAAACAATGACAATATTGAAGAAGATAATTTCTCACAAGATAATGAACCTTCAGATATATCATCAAAAGATAATAGATGTGtacatatgaataattatgtTAAACAAATAAGAAACTCCAGATCTTTATCTGATATCTCTCTAAatttaacaaaatatacattagaaagtgaaaaaatattatgtgatattataaatgaCAATTTTAATATGACCATAAAAGTTTCATCGTTGAATGATCTGCCTTATTTCTTTGACGAAGAAAAGAtacaataa